One genomic window of Notamacropus eugenii isolate mMacEug1 chromosome 6, mMacEug1.pri_v2, whole genome shotgun sequence includes the following:
- the LOC140512841 gene encoding olfactory receptor 5p57-like: protein MTGKNYSTVTEFFILGLTDDPTLCVFLFVVFLGIYIIILLGNLSIIVLIQKSSQLHTPMYLFLSHLAFVDMGFSSSVMPVMLMNFLGGISSISLQGCVVQLFSVVMFGTTECFLLAVMAYDRYVAICSPLLYSTHMSTRVCTLLVITSYMGGCVNGWTFTGCLLNLSFCGPNKINHFFCDYSPLLKLSCSHVTLFEILPSFSSGSIIVITVLSITISYVYILFSVLKMRSTEGRSKAFSTCSSHLTAVTLYFGTITFIYVMPKSIYSTDQNKVVSLFYTVMIPMLNPLIYSLRNKEVKRAMKKLIGTKHLFS, encoded by the coding sequence ATGACTGGCAAAAACTACAGCACAGTGACAGAATTCTTTATTTTAGGGTTAACAGATGATCCAACTCTTTGTGTCTTCTTATTTGTGGTATTTCTGGGGATCTATATTATCATTTTACTTGGCAATCTCAGCATCATAGTATTGATACAAAAGAGCTCTCAGCTTCATACTCCAATGTACCTTTTCCTCAGCCACTTGGCTTTTGTGGATATGGGTTTTTCCTCATCGGTCATGCCTGTGATGCTCATGAACTTCCTTGGGGGCATAAGTTCAATCTCTTTGCAAGGCTGTGTGGTCCAGCTGTTTTCTGTAGTCATGTTTGGGACAACTGAGTGCTTCCTGTTGGCTGTGATGGCTTATGATCGGTATGTAGCCATCTGTAGCCCCCTACTCTACTCTACCCACATGTCTACCAGGGTCTGTACTCTGTTGGTCATCACATCTTACATGGGCGGTTGTGTGAATGGTTGGACCTTTACTGGTTGCTTATTGAATTTGTCTTTTTGTGGACCCAATAAAATCAATCACTTCTTCTGTGACTACTCACCCTTGCTAAAACTTTCTTGTTCTCATGTCACTCTTTttgaaattcttccttctttctcttcaggCTCGATAATTGTAATAACAGTTTTGAGCATAACTATCTCTTATGTATACATCCTCTTCTCAGTCCTGAAGATGCGCTCCACTGAGGGGAGATCCAAAGCTTTCTCCACATGTTCCTCCCACCTTACTGCTGTTACATTGTACTTTGGgaccattacattcatttatgtGATGCCCAAGTCAATATATTCAACTGATCAGAACAAGGTGGTGTCTCTTTTCTATACTGTAATGATCCCTATGTTGAACCCCCTGATCTACAGTCTGAGGAACAAGGAAGTGAAGAGGGCCATGAAAAAATTGATAGGCACAAAACACTTATTTTCATAA
- the LOC140512842 gene encoding olfactory receptor 5p57-like, which yields MSDNNCTAVTEFIILGLTDDPTLCIILFVIFMGIYVVTLVGNLSIIVLIRSSSKLHTPMYLFLSNLAFVDLGYSSSVTPVMLKNYLEDTILIPFGGCMAQIFCAATFGATESFLLPVMAYDRYVAICSPLLYFTNMSTRVCTLLLIMSYVGGCVNAWTFTGCFLNRSFCGPNKINHFFCDYSPLLELSQAQDDLAEILPAASAGTVVVMTVLTIIISYAYIVFSVLKLRSTEGRSKAFSTCISHLIAVTLFYGTSTFIYVMPKSNYTTDENKVVSVFYMVMIPMLNPLIYSLRNNEVKGALRKLMSRKHFFS from the coding sequence ATGTCTGATAATAACTGCACTGCTGTGACCGAATTCATTATTTTGGGGTTAACAGATGATCCAACCCTTTGCATCATCCTCTTTGTGATATTTATGGGCATCTATGTTGTCACATTAGTTGGTAATCTTAGCATAATCGTATTGATCAGAAGTAGCTCCAAGCTTCACACTCCAATGTATCTTTTCCTCAGCAACTTAGCTTTTGTGGATCTTGGATATTCTTCATCTGTCACACCTGTTATGCTCAAGAACTACCTTGAGGACACAATCTTAATTCCTTTTGGGGGTTGTATGGCTCAAATATTTTGTGCAGCCACATTTGGGGCAACTGAGAGCTTCTTGCTGCCTGTGATGGCCTATGATCGCTATGTGGCCATCTGTAGCCCCCTACTCTACTTCACCAACATGTCAACCAGAGTCTGCACTCTCTTACTCATTATGTCCTACGTAGGTGGTTGTGTGAATGCTTGGACTTTTACTGGCTGCTTCTTGAATCGTTCCTTCTGTGGGCCCAATAAGATCAATCACTTTTTCTGTGACTATTCACCACTTCTGGAGCTTTCCCAAGCCCAAGATGATCTTGCAGAAATTCTTCCTGCTGCCTCTGCTGGAACAGTAGTTGTGATGACAGTGTTAACTATCATAATCTCTTATGCGTACATTGTCTTTTCTGTTCTGAAGTTAAGATCCACCGAGGGAAGATCCAAAGCTTTCTCAACTTGTATCTCCCACCTCATAGCAGTGACACTGTTCTATGGTACCAGTACCTTCATTTATGTGATGCCCAAGTCCAACTACACAACAGATGAGAATAAAGTGGTGTCTGTTTTCTACATGGTAATGATCCCCATGTTGAACCCCCTGATTTACAGTCTGAGGAACAATGAAGTAAAAGGTGCCCTGAGAAAACTGATGAGTAGGAAACACTTCTTTTCATGA